A section of the Roseivirga sp. BDSF3-8 genome encodes:
- a CDS encoding S46 family peptidase, whose translation MNRLASKGLLLFLLIVLSFQSSHAVEGMWLPHLLSNLNEKEMQDLGMKLTAKDIYDINESSLKDAIVSFGGFCTGELISPEGLILTNHHCGYGQIQYHSSVENDLLTDGFWAMSREEELHNPGLFVSFIVRIEDVTDQVLEGVTPGMSEEDRATLIKDKTRAITGQATEGTHYEARIKPFYYGNEYYMFVTETYRDVRLVGAPPSSIGKFGGDTDNWMWPRHTGDFSLFRVYSGPDGKPAEYSEDNIPLKPRHFLPVNLGGVEPGDFTMVFGFPGTTEQYLTSHAVEQLTSEINPTRINIRQVKLDILDEAMANSDENRIKYASKYAGIANYWKKWIGENKGLERLNATRKKREEEEAFDEWANSGGRSGKYGNVITRFAEIYDGENELNMAYNTIREAILRLDIAALSRRLDQYASDESMSREDIEAYIDRFYKDYDVATEQKLTAAMLAKYRENVVGQFQPTTFTELLNEKDGDYEKLTAYLFNESVIDEKEELLAFLDKNKKKRVGKKLRKDPLFSLYRDFAYIYNEKIQPRKRTTDAELDELYRTYMAGLREMQEDRRFYPDANGTLRVAYGQVEGYEPADGVEYLHYTTLEGIMDKEDPDNAEFVVPAKLRELYLKKEYGPYGQDGMMPVCFTASNHTTGGNSGSPVIDAEGRLIGINFDRAWQGTMSDIMFDPEMCRNISVDARYILFIIDKFAGAGHLIKEMSLVNTGSPVPADSAE comes from the coding sequence ATGAACAGACTTGCATCCAAAGGGCTACTTCTATTCCTTCTTATCGTACTATCATTTCAATCCAGCCACGCCGTAGAGGGCATGTGGCTTCCGCACCTTCTTTCCAATCTTAATGAAAAGGAGATGCAGGATTTAGGCATGAAACTTACCGCAAAAGATATTTACGATATCAACGAAAGCAGCCTCAAAGATGCTATTGTAAGTTTTGGCGGGTTTTGTACCGGAGAGCTTATATCACCAGAGGGCCTGATACTTACTAACCACCATTGCGGGTATGGTCAGATTCAGTATCATAGCTCTGTGGAAAATGACCTGCTTACAGACGGCTTTTGGGCTATGAGCAGGGAGGAAGAGTTACATAACCCCGGCTTGTTTGTGTCCTTTATTGTAAGAATAGAGGATGTGACCGATCAGGTGCTTGAGGGTGTCACTCCAGGTATGTCTGAAGAGGACCGGGCCACTCTCATAAAAGATAAAACCCGAGCGATTACAGGTCAGGCTACGGAAGGGACTCACTATGAGGCCCGGATTAAGCCTTTTTATTATGGTAACGAATATTACATGTTTGTTACCGAGACCTATAGGGATGTCCGCCTTGTAGGAGCGCCTCCCAGCTCTATAGGCAAGTTTGGTGGCGATACAGATAACTGGATGTGGCCGAGACATACTGGTGACTTTAGCCTGTTCAGAGTTTATTCCGGACCTGACGGAAAGCCGGCTGAATACTCAGAGGATAATATTCCCCTTAAGCCCCGCCACTTTCTCCCTGTGAACCTCGGTGGTGTAGAGCCAGGTGATTTTACTATGGTGTTTGGATTCCCAGGCACTACAGAGCAATACCTGACCAGCCATGCGGTAGAACAACTCACCAGTGAGATAAACCCTACTCGGATTAACATACGGCAGGTAAAGCTCGATATACTGGATGAAGCAATGGCTAACAGTGACGAGAACAGGATTAAATATGCCAGCAAATATGCCGGTATAGCCAACTATTGGAAGAAATGGATAGGAGAAAATAAAGGGCTTGAGCGGCTGAATGCCACCCGGAAGAAGAGGGAAGAGGAAGAAGCTTTTGATGAATGGGCCAATAGTGGGGGTCGCTCAGGTAAGTATGGAAATGTCATTACTCGGTTTGCCGAAATATATGATGGAGAGAATGAGCTAAATATGGCATACAATACCATTCGCGAAGCCATCCTGAGGCTGGATATTGCCGCCCTTTCCAGGCGTCTGGATCAATATGCTAGTGATGAAAGCATGTCGCGCGAGGATATAGAAGCCTACATAGACCGCTTTTATAAGGACTATGATGTAGCGACCGAGCAAAAGCTTACGGCAGCTATGCTGGCTAAATACCGGGAAAATGTGGTGGGCCAGTTCCAACCTACTACCTTTACTGAACTTCTGAATGAGAAAGATGGCGACTATGAAAAACTGACGGCTTATTTATTTAATGAGTCAGTTATCGACGAAAAAGAAGAACTGCTCGCATTTCTGGATAAAAATAAGAAAAAGAGAGTAGGCAAGAAACTCAGGAAGGATCCGCTGTTCAGCTTATACAGGGACTTTGCATATATATACAACGAAAAAATTCAGCCCAGGAAAAGAACAACAGATGCCGAGCTGGACGAGCTGTACCGGACATACATGGCCGGTCTGAGAGAGATGCAGGAAGATCGACGGTTCTACCCTGATGCCAACGGTACACTCAGAGTCGCATATGGTCAGGTAGAAGGGTATGAGCCTGCGGATGGAGTAGAGTATCTGCACTACACGACTTTGGAGGGAATTATGGATAAGGAAGATCCGGACAATGCAGAGTTTGTGGTGCCGGCAAAGCTTAGAGAGCTTTACCTTAAGAAAGAGTATGGCCCCTATGGACAGGATGGTATGATGCCGGTGTGTTTCACTGCCTCCAATCATACTACCGGAGGCAATAGTGGTAGCCCCGTTATTGACGCTGAGGGTAGGTTAATAGGTATTAACTTCGACAGGGCATGGCAAGGCACGATGAGTGATATAATGTTTGATCCAGAGATGTGCCGTAATATCTCTGTGGACGCGCGCTATATTTTATTTATCATCGATAAGTTTGCCGGGGCCGGCCATCTTATAAAAGAGATGAGTCTTGTGAATACCGGAAGCCCTGTGCCAGCCGATTCTGCTGAGTAA